A part of Desulfofundulus salinus genomic DNA contains:
- a CDS encoding restriction endonuclease subunit S: protein MITNLKPYSAYKDAGVEWLGQVPEHWSVRRLKYLLRERDARSETGTEQLLSVSQYVGVTERKRSDNLEEPDTRAESLVGYKRVDPGELVVNIMLAWNGSMGVSRYAGIVSPAYCVYRFEALAEPWYFHHLLRSPVYKARIKAVSTGVVESRLRLYTDDLYRLMALLPPLPEQTAIVRFLDWAERRIRRVIRARQRRIKLLEEYKQALIHQAVTGRIDVRTGQPYPAYKDSGVEWLGQVPEHWEVVPLKRLAWFKSGAGFPVHHQGDASAEIPFFKVSDMNIPGNEKYLRVCANTVSMTVAQGLGATVFPAGTIVFPKVGGALLTNKRRIAANQCCIDNNMMACVARNGNRDFLFLVMSYIDLGQIAQPGPVPAISEGEVREIRVALPSAAEQTAIVEYLDAQTAKIDAAIAADRRAIELLEEFRTRLIADVVTGKLDVREVAARLPEEPSEEDAPWTDEEERAQDETLNGEGDHAAISEEDG from the coding sequence ATGATCACCAATCTCAAACCTTATTCCGCCTACAAAGACGCCGGCGTGGAGTGGCTGGGCCAGGTGCCGGAGCATTGGTCGGTGCGCCGGTTGAAGTACCTCTTGCGCGAACGTGATGCCCGCTCGGAGACAGGAACCGAACAGTTGCTTAGCGTATCGCAATACGTGGGTGTTACTGAGCGTAAGCGATCTGACAACTTGGAGGAACCCGACACGCGCGCCGAATCCTTGGTTGGCTATAAGCGAGTTGATCCAGGCGAGCTAGTTGTGAACATCATGTTGGCTTGGAACGGGAGTATGGGGGTTTCCCGCTACGCCGGCATCGTAAGTCCTGCTTATTGCGTTTATCGCTTTGAAGCACTTGCAGAGCCCTGGTACTTCCATCATCTTCTTCGGTCGCCCGTCTACAAGGCGCGGATCAAGGCGGTCTCCACAGGCGTCGTTGAAAGCCGCTTACGGCTCTACACGGATGATCTTTATCGGCTTATGGCTCTTCTCCCACCCCTGCCCGAACAAACCGCCATCGTTCGTTTTTTGGACTGGGCGGAGCGGCGGATCCGGCGGGTGATCCGGGCGCGGCAGCGGCGGATCAAGCTGCTGGAGGAGTACAAGCAGGCCCTCATCCACCAGGCCGTCACCGGGAGAATCGATGTCCGCACGGGCCAGCCCTACCCGGCCTACAAGGACTCGGGCGTGGAGTGGCTGGGCCAGGTGCCGGAGCATTGGGAAGTCGTGCCTCTGAAGCGATTAGCTTGGTTCAAAAGCGGCGCGGGCTTTCCGGTTCATCACCAAGGTGATGCGAGCGCGGAGATTCCATTCTTCAAGGTCTCCGACATGAATATTCCGGGCAACGAGAAGTATCTTCGTGTTTGCGCTAACACGGTTTCGATGACCGTTGCGCAGGGCCTCGGAGCGACCGTGTTTCCAGCAGGGACGATTGTGTTTCCGAAGGTGGGCGGCGCACTCTTAACGAACAAACGGCGCATCGCTGCAAACCAATGTTGTATTGATAACAATATGATGGCGTGCGTGGCGCGGAACGGCAATCGAGACTTCTTGTTTTTAGTAATGAGCTACATCGATCTCGGTCAGATTGCGCAACCAGGGCCAGTACCTGCCATCAGCGAAGGGGAAGTGCGGGAGATACGAGTTGCCTTGCCCTCGGCGGCGGAACAAACCGCCATCGTTGAATACCTCGACGCGCAGACGGCCAAGATCGACGCCGCCATTGCCGCTGACCGGCGCGCCATCGAATTACTCGAGGAGTTTCGCACGCGCCTGATCGCCGACGTGGTGACGGGCAAGCTGGACGTGCGCGAGGTCGCGGCGCGGCTGCCAGAGGAGCCAAGCGAAGAAGACGCCCCTTGGACGGACGAAGAAGAGAGAGCGCAAGACGAGACCTTGAATGGAGAAGGTGATCACGCTGCTATATCAGAGGAGGATGGATAA
- a CDS encoding ATP-dependent nuclease yields MRIKCLRIHNYRSIRDLEMECLPIVTLLGPNNHGKSNLLAALEFCLSTSAKPVEQDFFVNRGEGDNDLWVEITFNELTEQEKNTFKKYVQSDGTVCIRKTARIQNGGIEVFYNGYVEQPDVEWLNSDKAGDYTSRESVNQTPLKDFVPSSGRLTKAHIEEAQRKYIEQHREELNFSRALEEGPLLGQKNVGGGVLPDFYMIPAVRDLTDEIKVKTTTTFGRLLNRAVREMAERDPRFRAARKQLEEVVQSLNVRGDKEQESNQLADLERSIEEELRTWGVKVNIEVTPPELERLFELGTDVHLNDGVKTTADRKGHGLQRAMMFALLRAWAKSLREERSSGDQGGPAPRKQSDSVIFAMEEPELFLHPHAQRRLAMTLREIAATPEHQVFICTHSTHFVDLEHYKEVAIITKYSLEEGSCVRQCVKELFEGDDTDERKKRFHMAQWINPDRGEMFFAKRVVFVEGETEKVVLPFLAQKLGVFDPDISIIDCGSKHNLPLYIAIAKAFEIPYLVIHDEDPLPDPIPDEWNEDKRKARKRTFELNDHIKNLVEAPLGQIEMFSPDFETVSGVSKSQGEKKGKALAALDHFAAVDQSKIPDRLRQVVYAAFNAQGA; encoded by the coding sequence TTGCGAATCAAATGCTTAAGAATCCATAATTACCGCAGCATTCGCGATTTGGAGATGGAATGCCTGCCTATTGTAACATTGCTCGGTCCTAACAATCACGGAAAGTCTAATCTGCTTGCTGCTCTCGAGTTTTGCTTGTCTACCTCTGCCAAGCCTGTAGAGCAAGATTTCTTTGTCAATCGCGGCGAAGGGGATAATGACTTATGGGTTGAGATAACATTTAACGAGCTTACTGAACAAGAGAAGAACACTTTCAAGAAATATGTTCAGTCCGACGGAACTGTTTGTATCCGTAAAACAGCCCGGATACAGAATGGTGGAATTGAGGTCTTCTATAATGGCTACGTAGAACAACCGGATGTAGAATGGCTTAACTCGGACAAGGCGGGGGATTACACGTCACGGGAAAGCGTTAATCAGACACCGCTAAAAGATTTTGTCCCATCAAGCGGTCGGTTGACTAAGGCACACATCGAAGAGGCTCAACGAAAATATATAGAACAACACCGCGAGGAGCTCAATTTTTCACGGGCTCTCGAAGAAGGACCTTTGCTAGGCCAGAAGAATGTCGGTGGAGGCGTGTTGCCCGATTTCTATATGATTCCGGCGGTACGTGACCTGACGGACGAAATCAAAGTGAAGACCACGACTACCTTTGGGCGCTTGTTGAACCGTGCCGTGCGTGAAATGGCCGAGAGAGACCCACGTTTTAGGGCAGCACGCAAGCAGCTGGAAGAAGTCGTGCAGTCGCTGAACGTCCGTGGCGACAAAGAACAAGAGAGCAACCAATTGGCGGATCTCGAAAGGTCAATTGAGGAGGAACTCCGGACGTGGGGTGTCAAAGTGAATATAGAAGTAACACCGCCAGAACTGGAACGACTCTTCGAACTCGGTACCGATGTCCACTTGAACGATGGGGTCAAGACTACCGCCGACCGAAAAGGCCATGGGTTGCAACGTGCAATGATGTTTGCTCTTCTTCGAGCTTGGGCGAAGAGCCTGCGGGAAGAGAGGAGTTCCGGCGATCAGGGGGGACCAGCCCCGCGCAAGCAATCGGACTCGGTGATTTTTGCCATGGAGGAACCGGAGCTTTTTCTGCATCCGCACGCGCAACGCAGATTAGCCATGACGCTTCGTGAAATAGCGGCAACCCCAGAGCATCAAGTATTCATCTGCACACACTCAACTCACTTTGTCGACCTTGAACACTACAAAGAGGTGGCAATTATCACCAAGTATTCTCTGGAAGAAGGAAGCTGCGTCCGCCAATGTGTAAAAGAGTTATTCGAAGGTGATGATACCGACGAAAGGAAAAAGCGGTTCCATATGGCTCAATGGATAAATCCCGACCGTGGCGAAATGTTTTTTGCCAAACGGGTTGTATTTGTCGAAGGTGAGACCGAAAAAGTGGTGTTACCATTTTTGGCTCAAAAACTGGGTGTCTTTGATCCAGATATTTCAATCATTGACTGCGGATCCAAGCACAATCTCCCGTTGTATATCGCCATCGCCAAAGCCTTCGAGATCCCGTATCTTGTTATACATGACGAAGACCCCTTGCCCGATCCGATACCCGATGAGTGGAACGAAGATAAGAGAAAGGCAAGGAAGAGGACGTTTGAACTGAATGATCACATTAAAAATCTTGTTGAAGCGCCTTTGGGGCAGATCGAAATGTTTTCACCGGATTTCGAAACGGTAAGCGGAGTCTCCAAGAGTCAAGGTGAAAAGAAAGGAAAGGCCCTCGCTGCGCTGGATCATTTTGCAGCGGTGGATCAATCAAAGATCCCCGATCGACTGCGACAAGTGGTATATGCAGCCTTCAATGCTCAGGGGGCATAA